The following proteins come from a genomic window of Populus alba chromosome 12, ASM523922v2, whole genome shotgun sequence:
- the LOC140954357 gene encoding B3 domain-containing transcription factor NGA4-like, producing MASFSKILRPTDICKRLSVPTKYLKSLPSFGGGHAVDFQAVDDKGHVWPFKCSVRKKGRYPKPVLSKGWLPFVASKNLKAGDKVRFYRDKNKPAAKRVYKVRVAKEVRIFGVIFGYAPILSP from the coding sequence ATGGCAAGCTTCTCAAAGATACTCAGACCGACGGATATTTGCAAGAGACTCTCGGTGCCGACCAAGTATCTCAAGTCTCTCCCATCTTTCGGAGGTGGTCATGCTGTAGATTTTCAAGCAGTTGATGATAAGGGCCATGTCTGGCCCTTCAAGTGCTCCGTCCGCAAGAAAGGGCGATACCCTAAACCAGTTCTGTCAAAGGGTTGGCTTCCTTTCGTTGCTAGCAAGAACCTTAAAGCTGGCGACAAGGTCAGGTTTTACAGGGACAAAAACAAACCCGCTGCAAAACGTGTTTACAAGGTTCGGGTCGCAAAAGAAGTCAGGATATTCGGTGTTATATTCGGCTATGCTCCAATTCTATCCCCATAA